Genomic window (Zymoseptoria tritici IPO323 chromosome 1, whole genome shotgun sequence):
GTTTCGCGGTGGTGGAGTCGGATGTCGGCGCGGTGGAGGAAGTGCCGTCGAGTGCTGAAACGGACTTGGGCGCTTCGGTGGTCGTTGCTGGAGCTGCGGCGGGAGTGTGTTGCTCGGCTGGGCGGTATTAGCTTGGCTGTCATGCTTCCTTGGCGATGTTCATTTCATACCTGGAGGAGTCTCAATCTGCTTCAGCACCGCTGCAGAACCATCATTCTTCGGCGGCAGAGCAGGTGGCGTCTCATCCACAGCCGACACGGGCTCCGAGTTGCCAGCAGCCGCAGAGGTCGCAGGCGAGACTTTGTCCTGTTTCACGTCGCTTGTAGTCGCTGCCGCGGTCGCGGGCAGTGTTGAGGTGTCCTTCGTGGTAGCAGCATCTTTTGCAGCAGTCGTAGTCTGTGGACCAGCTGGCGGCAGCTCTTTGCCCGTGTTCGGCGGGTTGGcggccgcagcagcagcggtgAGGGTGTTGGTCGTTGTCGTAATCGCGGGAGTCGAAGTTTGAGTGGGAGTCTGCTCGACAGGCTTCGCGGGCGGtgggggtggaggtggagtaTCAGCAGCGGGGGCGGCGGTTTGCTGGGCAGCaggctgttgctgttgctgtgCTTGCGGCTTGTCCTTGTTGcgcttggagaagaagcctTTCAGGGTTCGTTTCGCGAGTCCCTTGACTCTCTCGACGGCATCGGGAGCTGGTGGGGGATGTCAGTGAGTTGTAGGTCGCGGAGCTATGGCCAATAGAGCTGCCAGGAAAGGTAAGACATACGAACACCAGGCATCGTGGGAAGCTGACCGCCGAGGTCGAGTACGGGGTGTCAGAGGATCGACGCGTTGCTGTATGCTGGTAGAGAAGCTGTCTCGCGATGGAGTGCTGGTCGATGAGGGTTGCAAACGAAAGTGGTACTGAACAAGGCGCAGTCAAGCAGTGAATGATGTATCCGAGGAGACACTGTCAATTGGAGGTGTCGTGGCAGGAGTGAGAAGGACACCTCAGGATCGGATGCTTCCACCCTTCCAGGTTCCCCTTCCCGCAAACGAGATGACAACCGCCGTGCAGCAAGGTAGATCTGAGCCAAAGCCACGCCCTGTCCTTTCCTCCCTTTTCACCTAGTTCCATACCTTTGTGCGATTTTGCATGTGACGTTTCGCGTCACGAGGTTGCTGAAATGACAACGCAACAGGCTATTTTGTCCTTGAACACCTCCTGGAGCGAACTTGGATGACGGAATACAAGAGTAACAGAGGACAGCTTTTTGTGCGTGAAGCTGTTCCCCGGTCATCGTCCAAGAATAGAATACAGAAGCTCGAGCTGCAACGCCCCGTTCCGTACACAATAATGTGGGGAGAGTTTCAAGGCGTGACGGATGGACGGACACATCACAGGATAGTTGGAGGCACGACTCATGGGCCTGTCTTCACTAGGTATACAGACAATTCAACGTCCTCGAACGGAAACTGAGGCCAACTGACCGGGAGGACCATCGCTTGGAAGACTCGTCAGAAGCCATGCACCTCGGAATTGAGAAGTACACAACCATACAAGGGAGATCCGGGTGGAAAGCTGTTGGCAACGAGAAACGGCCGCTACTTTGGCACTTTGAAGACAACTCGTATCTTGAGCGAACGTCACTTCGTGCGCTCTGCATGCAATGGAAAGATTCCGACCAAGTCCCTCTCCATTGTCCAAGAATGGAGATGCACACTTTCACTGACACGTGGAGCACGACGGCCCGCTGCCGATCGGCTGTTGCTAGGTCGAGTGCATATCACCAAACaaggaaggaacgacgaCCCACGTCACTCGAGGATATTCCGACCATGGCTTGCGGTGGTACAGCATTCCGACGATTAATTGCATTTCGAAAAAAGACCGTAGTCCATGCGCAAATAAAGCGCTGCTATGCCTCGACCGTCCGAATCACCACGCGATCCAGATCTTCGCCGCCAACGACGCCGACGAACCCATCACCGCATCGACAGCAACGGCGAACTTCTCGGAAACTACTCCGGCGACGAAGCACGGCCGAGTCCATCGCGGAAGCCACGTCCACGACGCAGCGAACATGAACGGAGAAGAGAGCGGACTCCTGCTTCGGGTCAGAGTCGAACGACAACGACCGCTCTGTCGGCGGAGCAATTAGCACGACTGGATAAGCAGAATAATAAACAGGGATGGAGCGACTATGATCGCGTTCCGAGAGCGAGGGAGTACGATGACGAGACGAGAGCAGACCAAGATCCCGATCTGGACAGAGAACGGGAAGAGCGTGAGCGAGAacggaggagacggagggAAGAGCGGAGACGAcgaaggagagaagaagaggcagcaGGAGAAGGCCTGGCATATGAACACCCCAACAACGTGCGAAGGAAGACTGAAAGATATGAGCGCCATGAACGACGGATAGCGAGTGGTCAGAGGCTGGAACGAGGAGCTGCACCATACTATAGCGACAAAGAGGAGTATCGGGAAAGTGTGAGGAGGAAAGATGGGAGTGATAGTTCGTTGAGCGTGGAAGAGGCggagcggaagaagaagcgaaaACGGAGGATACTTATCGCAGCTGCCGTGGTGGTTGTGCTACTGCTAATCATCATTCCCGTGGCGGTTGtggtgtcgaagaagaagggcggtACATCGACGAGCtcaggcggaggaggggcGGTGGGAGGTTCTTCCAAACCGTCGAACAGTAATCTGGATGGCGTATCGCAGGACAGCATACCCCAGGAAGCCAAGGGCACGGAACTGGATCCGTTTACGTGGTACGATACGATGGACATGAACGTCACATATACAGGAGAGACGGTTGGAGGACTCAGCATCATGGGCCTCAACGACAAATGGGACGACACCACAAGAGCGAACGACAAAGTCCCGCCGCTGAACGAAAAGTTCGAATATGGCAAAATGCCCATCCGAGGGATGAACGTCGGAGGTTGGCTCAACCTGGAACCATTCATCACACCATCCTTCTTCGACGGCTACACAAGTCGAGACGGCGTCGTCGACGAATACACCTTGACCACCAAAATGGGTCCTATCACCGCCAAACAGACCCTCGAAAAACACTACTCCTCATGGATCCAAGAATCCACTTTCAAGGAAATTCAAGCCGCGGGGTTCGACCACGTCCGTATTCCCTTCGGCTACTGGGCCGTGACAACCTACGACGGCGACCCTTACGTCCCTAAAGTAGCCTGGCGCTACATGCTCCGCGGCATTGAATGGGCGCGAAAATACGGTCTCCGCATCAATCTCGACCTGCACGGCGCTCCCGGCTCTCAAAATGGCTGGAACCATTCCGGTCGACAAGGTGCCATCGGATGGTTGAACGGCACCGACGGCACCCTGAACGGGGACCGCACCATTGACATCCACAAGCAACTCGcgaccttcttctcccaACCTCGCTATAAGAACTTGGTCACCATGTACGGCCTCGTCAACGAACCCCGCATGGTAGAACTCGACTCCACGGCCGTCATAACCTGGACGACCTCCGCCTTCAACGCCGTGCGCGACTCGGGCTTCGAGGGAatcatcgtcttcggcgaCGGTTTCATGGGTCTGGACAACTGGCAAGGGCAACTGCAGTCCCtcgacaacctcctcctcgacgtGCACCAGTACGTCATCTTCAACGTCGAGCAGATCGTGCTGAATCACCACGATAAGATCAACTTTGCGTGTGGCGGGTGGACGGCGCAAGCCCTTCGATCGCAGAATACAGCCACCGGATTTGGACCGACTTTATGTGGGGAATGGTCGCAAGCGGATACGGACTGTGCGAAGAATTTGAATAATGTCGGCGTGGGATCGAGGTGGGAAGGGACGCTGAATATGGCGTATACACCGGGTGGAAGTAAGGATGGGAATatcctcgatccgacgtgtCCGACGGGCAACAATCCGCGCTGTTCCTGCGAGGGTGCGAATGCGGCTCCGGGGGATTACTCGGATGAGTATAAGAAGTGGTTGTTGATGTTCGCCGAGGCGCAGATGCACTCGTTTGAGCAAGGCTGGGGGTGGTTTTACTGGACATGGCAGACGGAAGGGTCGGCGCAGTGGAGTTACCGAACGGGATTGGCGAGTGGGACGATGCCCAAGCTGGCGTATGAGAGGAGTTTTAATTGTGATGGGGATATTCCCGATTTTGGGGACCTGCCGGAGTATTATTGAGAGAGTGACGGGCGAGGAAGCGACATGTTCCGCATTAGAAATCATCACGATGTGCATTTTGAGGATAACGACGGGACGAGCATGGCCGGACAATTATCAACACTCGAATACATTGTTTCCAAAACTTTTGTGTGCTAACGCTATGCCGTACCAACGTGTAAGTGCCTTTTATCATTAACATCCCAATCAATCGCTATGAATCGACTCGTCCACAAACAATTGGATGCCACTCGTGATATTCTTTCCTGGTAATCTCATCCACCGACGGTCAAGTCGACCGCCTAAGCCGCCAACATTgactcgtcctcctcgtccatgcCTATACCACTATCCTTGACCTTCTTCCTGCCacgcgtcttcctcttcgtagCGCTCTCATGAACAGTGGTTGtctccttcaccacctcaACCTGCTGCGACCCCATGTTCCTAAAAACATCCAACAGGCGCTCGCCATTCGACTTCGCAGCGTCGCCTTCGGCGTTGGCCACTTCATTGCTGCGGGCAGCGGCGTTTTGCATGTTCTCAAGCTGCGCATTGGTGGCTTGCACGTATTGCGCGAATTGTTCCACCATGTCGTCGATATTGGTGGTGAGCTGGGAGATGGTCTCGCGGGCTTCCGTGCGTTCAAGCTTGAGGTCGTCGATTTGTGTAtcgcggtcgaggaggacttcTTGCCATTGACTATGAAGATGTTAGTCTGATGTTTCCATGCGAGGTGAGCGGAAAGAACATACTTGTCAGCCAAAGTGGCCTTCTCCTCAACCACGAGGATCTTGGCGTGCTTGTCACGAATCTGCTGCTTCAACGACTcaatctcttcctccttctcagctTGCAACTGAAGCATCTGTTCGGCTTCGGCGGTGACGCGGCGCTCGAGAGACTGCACTTCAGTGGTCAATTCGCGTTGCTGAACTTCATAGTCGGCGACAGTATGGTTGAGCTCGGCGATGCGAACGTTGCGATCGTCGATCTCGGAGTTGTGGGAGTTTGCTTTGGTGATGGCATCCTGCTGGAGACTGGCAATCATCGTCTCATGTTCGGTGATGTTCGTCTGCAACGTGGCGATGCTGGCCTCAAGTTCCTCCCTCTCACGAGTGGACTGAGCCTGGAGGTCATCGTAGGACTCCTCAGCAGCACGGAGATCGACCTTGAAGGTTGCGAGCTCGACATTCTGCTGGTTGACGGTGAGTTCCAGGGCCTCGATGCGAGCATCACGTTCGGCAACCTTGTTgcgcatctcctcctcgatgtcCGCAATGCTCTGCTCGAGGTCCTCGATCGTTCCAGCGCGATCTTGAGCCAACTCATCTGCCTGCTCCCGACGCTCCACTTCCTCGGCAATGTCGAGTTGAAACTGCTCTTCGCGCTCAGCAGCCTTCGACTCCAGATCCTTAACCTGCTTTTGATTGGCTTGCTGAACCTCGAACAATTTCTGTCGAAGCTGGTTGGCTTGGGTGCCTTGCTCGAGTAGCTTCTCGTTGAGGTCCTCAATCTCGGTAGTACGCTCgtccagctcctcctccgctgccTCTCGCTGGGTCCGCTCGGTGTCGACAGCACGACGAAGATCATCCAGCTCGTTGTTAAGCTCAGTAAGATCATCTTCGAGGCGCTCGACACGAGTATCAAGAGTCTCCACTTCAGTTGACTTCTCCTGAAGGTCCTTTTCAGCGGTCGTAAGAGCTTGGAGGTCATCATCTCGTAGAGCCTTGACGTGCTCCAAATCAGTGCGAAGGGCCTCCCTCTCTGTCTCCACGGTCAAAATCTGCTGTTCGAGCATGGTGATCTTGGTCTGACGCTCTTCAGCCAGCTGCTCCGCTCCTTCGAGCTCGCGAGTCTGCTCTTCAAGGCGCTCATCGAGACCAGTAACGGTCTCCTCGTGCTGGCTCTTCAGCTGCTCGATCTCGGCGGTGTATCGCTTCTCCTCACTAATAATTAGAGCTTCGAGCCTCTTTTCGCTGTCCATGTATGTCTTGACATTCTTATTCAGCTTGTCAATCTGCACCGCAAACTCGAGATTCTCCTGGCGAGCAGCTTTGAGCTCTTCAGCCTGGTTGTCGACCTCCGTTTGCAGAGTGTCCCGCTCCGACTCCATGTTGTCAAGGTCCTCTTGGAGTTCTTCGATGTCGCGAGTCTTGTGGTCATTGGACTCATCCAATTGGGTCCAGTTCGACTGAAGTTTCTGATTGCGGATCTTTGCATCAGCGAGGTGATCAAGCAGACCTTGAATCTGCTTGGACAAGTCCGCCACAACGACGCCTTTCTCGTACAGCTCTTTGTCCTGTGTGCGAAGACGATCGGCGAACTCCTCGACATGCTGGCCCAGAATCTCGATCAGCTCGTCGCTGCTGGCATCGTCGGGTACAGATCCAGGAATGGCAGCCTGGACCTGTTCTCGGACACGCATGAATGAGGTTCTGATGGTGTTCAGCACATCGATGGAGCTGATGTCGTCGCCCGCAAACGCAAGTCCTTTGACCTCGATCTCAAGAATCTGCAGCTTGGATTTGGCATCGTTGGCCTCACGCTGAAGTGCCAAGATGGCATCTCGATACGTCTTGCGCTCGCTCTCCCACTTCACTTGCTCTGCTGCAAGAGCAGAATCCCTGGAAGTCGAGCTTCGGCCGAAGCTGGTTCCTCTGGATGTCTTTCGCTCGGTAATCTCCACGTCGAACTCTCCAGGAAGGTCTGGATAAGCGATCTCTCCTTGGCTCTCCAGGACGAGCATGTCCTCATCTGGCATGTCAATGTCGTCCGCCGTCGAGTCAGCGAGGGCATTCCTCTGCTCTTCCCGAAGTCTTGAAAGCTCAGATTCGATCTGCTCCACTCGATCAATGTTACCCATCTGCGTCTCCGTCTCCAGCTGGGCGGAGAGCTGACGCATGCGCGCATCGCGGGCGTCATGTTGCTGCGAGCGCTGGGACATGCGTGCTTCTAGCACTTCATGCAGCGGAGCATACTCGTGCTCTTCCAAGATGTACTTTTgttctccatcctcccctGACAGCGCAGCGGGAAGTGAATGTCTCGTGGAAAAGCGCTTGACACGCTTGCTGCCATCAGCACCCAGATGAGGCGAGGCAGTGGTGCGACGCTTCACCATCGTGGTTTTGTTTGGATGAGGTGTGATGTGAGTGGCGGTCGTCTTGTAATCCGTCACTTCGACGAATGTATCGGATGGATCTGCGTCTTCAGCATCTCCACCAAAGCGCACGTGCTTGTGCGAGACCTCGACAGTGTCGATCTCTTCGGCGCCAGCATCAGTATCACAGGCTGGATCGACTCTCGTCTGCgtagtggtggtgatgtgttcctcctcctcttcgatGATGGCGTCTTCAGGCTCCGCCGTTGCACGAGTGCGTTTGCGGCGTTTGGATGGTGTGGCGGATATTGAGGGCGGAGCTGTCATGCTGTGGCTGCTGGATGGTCGGTCGGATACGTTCGAGGCATCACTGAGTCGTCTCTTGCGAGCGGCGCCACGAGTTTGCGTGCGTTGAGGCTCTGGTGCTGACGCTGGTATAGGCTGACTGGagctgttcttcttcttcggcgccaTCGTGATGAATCTTGGAGCGCAAATCCACGCAGGTGTGTCGGGAGTTGTTGATAATGCCGCGCAGGTGGAAGTTGATTCAGATGATTAGAGATCAACCGAAGAGTGTTGGAGGTTGGGTGGGTGAAGGTGGTACAGAGTGTAAATACAGGAAGGAGCTCTTTTTACAACGTCATCAGATCGCGTTTTTGGTGGACGCGTCGAATTTTGGGAACTCTTTCAAGTAACGTTTCGATATGCTCCATTCACTTGTCCTTCACCTTGAGAAGGAAAGTCATTTGCAGGGAGAACAAGACTGTACGCACGATATTGAACTCCACTATCGATGATGCCTCATTACGAGGAGGCTCACGAAAAACCTGGCGGCCGTTGAAATTGAGGGTGGTAGTGGCTGCGGGATGAGGTCAAGAAAAGTCAAAAGTGGCACGAAACTCGATCCAGGGAACGCAAAGCCTCCACTCCACTCGGAAAATCGTGGCGTCCCACGATGTCCATATAGACGATTGATCACTGTGCTTGCTCGGCGTGATGATCGCTGGCATCATTCGTAAAGCTCCTCAAACTAAATCCGTACTTCCAAACACCACGCTTGTATGAACGCTCAGAAAACAGCACCAGACCCGTACACCCCCTCATATGTC
Coding sequences:
- the EXG3 gene encoding exo-beta-1,3-glucanase glycosyl hydrolase family 5 (exo-beta-1,3-glucanase, glycosyl hydrolase family 5. Seems to lack a signal peptide.) yields the protein MIAFRERGSTMTRREQTKIPIWTENGKSVSENGGDGGKSGDDEGEKKRQQEKAWHMNTPTTDKEEYRESVRRKDGSDTAVVVVLLLIIIPVAVVVSKKKGGTSTSSGGGGAVGGSSKPSNSNLDGVSQDSIPQEAKGTELDPFTWYDTMDMNVTYTGETVGGLSIMGLNDKWDDTTRANDKVPPLNEKFEYGKMPIRGMNVGGWLNLEPFITPSFFDGYTSRDGVVDEYTLTTKMGPITAKQTLEKHYSSWIQESTFKEIQAAGFDHVRIPFGYWAVTTYDGDPYVPKVAWRYMLRGIEWARKYGLRINLDLHGAPGSQNGWNHSGRQGAIGWLNGTDGTLNGDRTIDIHKQLATFFSQPRYKNLVTMYGLVNEPRMVELDSTAVITWTTSAFNAVRDSGFEGIIVFGDGFMGLDNWQGQLQSLDNLLLDVHQYVIFNVEQIVLNHHDKINFACGGWTAQALRSQNTATGFGPTLCGEWSQADTDCAKNLNNVGVGSRWEGTLNMAYTPGGSKDGNILDPTCPTGNNPRCSCEGANAAPGDYSDEYKKWLLMFAEAQMHSFEQGWGWFYWTWQTEGSAQWSYRTGLASGTMPKLAYERSFNCDGDIPDFGDLPEYY